The DNA region CGGGCCGACCAGCCGCGGTCCGGCGTACCTGCGTTCCGAACGTGACAGGCCCCGGCGCAGCGGCTGGAGAAGGAACTCGCCGAGGATCGCTCCGGCCGCGAGGGCGAGCGACTCGGTGGCGGCCAGCAGCAGGCCGGAGATCCCGCCGCGGCTGTCGCCCTGGGTGATCTGCAGCATCGCGGAGTAGATCGTGAGACCGGGCAGCATCGGCACGATCGCCGGCAGCACCACCGCCAGGGCGGGCAGCCGCCGCCGGGACGCGATCGCCTGCCCGCACATGCCGATGACCACCGCGACCAGCCCGCGAGCCATCGAGGGCGAGGAGAGCACCTCGTCCAGTGCGAGATAGGCGACCCAGCCGAAGCCACCGAGCAGGAACACCGCCGGCAGCAGCCGCATGGACGCGTACAACCCGACCGCCATCGCGGCGGCGACCACACCCGCGGAGAGGAACCGAGGCGGCAGCCCCGCCAGGGTGAACGGCGCGGGCGGCGCCACCGTCATCGCCACGCCTACCTGGCGGGCCACGATCAGCGCGGCCGCGACCCCGCCGGTGATGCCGGCCGCCAACAGCACCACCTCCATCGCCCGGGCGGAGGCCGTCACCATGAACCCCGTCAGCGCGTCCTGCACCGCGCCGAGCAGCGCGATACCGGGCAACAGCAGAACCACCCCGCCGGCCACCACCAGGCCGGGCTGCACCGGCGCGCCCATGCCGGTCAGCGCCACGGCGACGGAGGTGACCAGCGCGGCTCCGATGAAGTTCAGGTAGAAGTCCGGGAGGTTGCGCCGGGCCAGCCGGCGGCCCAGCCGGTCGATGACCACCGTGGTGCAGAAGGTGACCAGGCCGAGCAGCCATCCGCCGCCGAGCTGAACGGCCACCGCGGCGGCGAGCCCTCCCCAGGCGCCGCTGACCACCCAGCGCGGATAGCGCTTCGGCGCGCGGACGACGGCGTTCAACCGAAGGTACGCGGCGTCGGGAGTGAGCGACCCCTCGGTGAGGCCGAGGACCAACTGGTGCAGGGCGACCAGCCGGTTGTGGTCCACCGCGCGTACCCGCACGATCCGCAGGTCGGTCAGCGGCGCACCCGAACCCTCCACCGCGACCGAGACGAGCACCTGGGTGTAGGTGACCGAGGCCTCGACGTCCTCCAGCCCCAGCGCGGTGGCGCTGGCCACGATCGATGCCTCGACGTCGACCGAGCCCGCGCCGCTTCTCAGCAGCAGTTCACCGAGCCGGAGCAGGAAGTCCAGGGCGTGCCGCAGGTCGCGGTCGTCGACGTGGGTGGCGGTGCGTACGGGGTACGGCGAGTGCCGCGGGCGTTGCGAG from Actinopolymorpha sp. NPDC004070 includes:
- a CDS encoding threonine/serine exporter family protein, with the protein product MHDPATAGMRNRLRRAAGAALRRDEPVVSQRPRHSPYPVRTATHVDDRDLRHALDFLLRLGELLLRSGAGSVDVEASIVASATALGLEDVEASVTYTQVLVSVAVEGSGAPLTDLRIVRVRAVDHNRLVALHQLVLGLTEGSLTPDAAYLRLNAVVRAPKRYPRWVVSGAWGGLAAAVAVQLGGGWLLGLVTFCTTVVIDRLGRRLARRNLPDFYLNFIGAALVTSVAVALTGMGAPVQPGLVVAGGVVLLLPGIALLGAVQDALTGFMVTASARAMEVVLLAAGITGGVAAALIVARQVGVAMTVAPPAPFTLAGLPPRFLSAGVVAAAMAVGLYASMRLLPAVFLLGGFGWVAYLALDEVLSSPSMARGLVAVVIGMCGQAIASRRRLPALAVVLPAIVPMLPGLTIYSAMLQITQGDSRGGISGLLLAATESLALAAGAILGEFLLQPLRRGLSRSERRYAGPRLVGPARVLVHRPRRDHRPHRDLRSRRGRRSGGAPRDRSEHRDSVGAVRSS